The Candidatus Nitrosocaldus cavascurensis genome segment CCAATTCCCATATATCACTTATAGATGAGCCATACTCCTTCTCTACATGCGTTAATGCTGTATGCCTTATCAGATACAACCATACCCTCTTCCTTATACCTGCCTCCCTCCCTTGCAAGGTCCTTTATGAACCTCCTTAACCTTGGTAGGATATCCTGCCCTTTGGTCTTGAGTACCAGAGATATGCAGATGGATCATCCTTTGCAGGATGCTGCTCATACCAATCCCTTAATGCACTGTATGAGAGCACAAGTGTGAGTGTCTTTACCGGTCTTACCCTTCGTGGTAATCTCAACATACCCCTCATGGAATACTATATCACCTATACGCATATTCAAGAGCTCAGATGGTCTTGAGGCAAACTCATACATTACATATAATAGCGCTCTATCCCTTGCTGGATACCTGCTCACTCTTGCTACCGCATCAACAAGTTTAAGGAACTCCTCCTTGCTGAGGAGGTCTGTAGCCCTTACAGTCTCTTCCCTCATAGCCTTCCTATTGTAGCGATCTGGCTTTATGTGCGCTGCCTCCTTGCAGTAACTACCTTCACCCTCTGCAACCTCCCTATGCTTTGCATAGTGCACTAGCCTCTTAAGAACCCTCAATGCTACTGCTATAGTTGCATTGCTCCAACCTCTGTTGTTTATTACTGCAAAGGCTATCCTGTCATATCTCCTTTAGCAAGATCCTCTAGCCTCTTCTCTATCCCAAGCCTCTTCATGATCTTGAGTACTTCGTAGGAGAACTGGGCATATGTTACAACTCTACCTATCTTTATACCATGTATGAATAGTGCGTTAATAAAGCCCCTAACAGTCTCCTCATCAGTGTTGTTGCTTACCTCTCGCTCTATCCTACTTAAATGGTAGGTTAGGCGTCTATGATATCCATAGATATCTTCTACTGCTTCTGCTATATCAACAGGTGTAACAGTAGCAATAGTATCGATAGTACTAACAGCAGTGATATCAGCAGTGGTATCAGCAGTACCGCTATTACCCCTTAATCCATTATCCTCTCTCCTTCTAGCCTTTTTGCTGTACACCTTCGATCCAATATATAAGTATGCGGTGGCCGGGATTTGAACCCGGGTCAGCAGCGTGGCAGGCTGCTGTCCTAGACCATGCTAGACGACCACCGCAGATGGCAATGCAGATTTGCATGCTCTTTATTTATAACTTTTTCAAATCCTGCCTCTTCACAACCACATACCTAGTTCATTATAAAGAGATAAATAGACTATCGTTACGAGTCTTTACCCATATGAATAGGATAAGGAGGATAGCCATGCAGTTGCTCGAGAGGTATGATGGTATGTTCAGCACTGACTTTGAGAGCAACAAGGAGTTGCTTGATAAGATAGCAATCTTTAGATCTAAGGAGTTGAGGAACGAAGTTGCAGGTTATATAACAAGGCATATAATGAGGAAGGCTTCTGCTCAGACAACTACAATGGATGAGAAGGATAAGGAGGATGAGGTTGGTGATGGTAGTAATAGTAGTAATATAGAGAACGAGGGTGTAGAGAAGGCTAATACTGTTGCTGATGATACAGCATGATAGATATAAGAAGAAGATGACGGTATGGTTAAGATTAAGGTAAGATTACTTGGAGGTGTTAAGAGATTGCTAGGAAGAGATGTTATTGATCTTGATGCAGAGGGCGAGGTGATCACTCTAAAAGACTTGCTTGCACTCTTGGCATCCATGAGTATGAATAGAGATGCAAATGGCTTACTTGCTCCAAGCAACCTGCTCGTTGTTATAAATGGGAAGGAAGCCTCACTCCTTGGAGGGTTTGATGCGGTTATAAAGGATGGGGATCAGGTTAGCATCCTAACAGTTGTACATGGTGGTTGCTTATAGTATGATATTAAGGTTGATCAACGATGAATATGTTTATCATGTAATGCTCATCTACATTACTGTAGATCTCTCGCTTGAAGAGCCAGAGGAGTTTGTTAGAAGGCTTAGGGCTCTTGCTACTGAAGAGAAAGAGAATGGTATCATTGTACAGGTTGTAGATGCAGATAGCATTGCTGGCA includes the following:
- a CDS encoding site-specific integrase; amino-acid sequence: MRVLKRLVHYAKHREVAEGEGSYCKEAAHIKPDRYNRKAMREETVRATDLLSKEEFLKLVDAVARVSRYPARDRALLYVMYEFASRPSELLNMRIGDIVFHEGYVEITTKGKTGKDTHTCALIQCIKGLV
- a CDS encoding MoaD/ThiS family protein, with amino-acid sequence MVKIKVRLLGGVKRLLGRDVIDLDAEGEVITLKDLLALLASMSMNRDANGLLAPSNLLVVINGKEASLLGGFDAVIKDGDQVSILTVVHGGCL